Genomic DNA from Canis lupus dingo isolate Sandy chromosome 32, ASM325472v2, whole genome shotgun sequence:
CATTCGGCTAGAGTCCAATGCTcagcttcattcattcaacagttatTCATTGCCTCTcacaaaatatcaaataaaaaaccCTTATAATACTCCAAATTAGACTGCAGTGGCTTGATCAAGACCTAAAGTTGCAGATTTATAtcaatactattttttaatggtACACTTCCGAGATGTTCTAacttaccttctttttcttttcttttcttttcttttcttttcttttcttttcttttcttttcttttctttttcttttcttttctttctttttttcttttcttttcttttcttttcttttcttttcttcttttctttcttttcttttttctttttttctttctcttttttcttttttctctttttcctttccttcctttcttttctttcttttcttcttctttctttctttctttctttctttctttctttctttctttcttttctttttttttttttttacaatcctgaggtcttttctttacatttatcatgccatgaattcatagggaatgggttccagcagttcaggctcctttccattgcttctcacaaagtgtgcttctctgggtggggcaggctggcGTTTCAGTTGGACCcaagtacctttctctttggcttccttctttttctgatcattttccttcacacgCTTCAGGAAGCTATCTCGGctctttgagtgtttaatatgcCCAATGAGGACATTAATTCTCTTGGCCAGAATCTTGCCcttaacttgtttgtttacaacaatgccaaCAGCATGCTGAGTATCATTGTAGACCcttccagttttgccatggtaACATTTGTGGGGCATTCCTTTTTGAACAGCGCCTATTTCCTTGATGTGCACAATATCACCTTTCTTACAGATTCGCAtgtatgtggccaaaggaacaactccatgtttcctaaaaggcctagagaacataGAGCGggtacctctcctctttccctttgtgttggtcattttggCGAATTACTGGAAGATGGCGGTTCCAGCCGAAAGACTAACTTACCTTCTTTGATCAAGGTCAGAGATGgtgattttcaaaagaaaaaaaaaaaagatgaaaactgaaaCAGTTTTTGTCCCACTTAATGGGATGTGCTCTGGGGCGAGGTTCGCAGGCCTGcggggcagggagagagcagggaagtcGCAGTTTTCTTACTtattcaaactcttttttttgttgttccacAGTTCATTTACTGAACTGGGGCAGGTGATTTAACAGCAGGTTGCGGGATAAGACTGGAAGGGAAGACTTCTTGCTTCCCCTCCCAGGAGCCTTGTGTCATGGACGCCTGTAGATTTTCCAGAATAGCCATCTGCTGCCGGGCAGGCTGGGTCTGAAGCTGGAGGTTGGCGTGCGTACCTTCTGGGAGCCCAGGCGTTCCTTGGGCTTGTGTTCAACTCCCGAGGGCAGCTTCGTTCTCTGGACGTTCAGGAGAGTGGCCGGTGGGGAGGGAGCTTGAAGATTAGTACAGCGGGGAGGGTTGGCCCGACCGGAGGCCCAGCATCCCTTCCCTCTGGCTTTCCCGGGCGGCTAAGCAGGCTGCTCCATCTGGACGCCCAGAAGCTGTGCTGTCTGCGCTCTTACTCCGGAGCCTCCTACCCGGGTCCACCTATTCAAACTCTCGAATGTGCTTTCTTAAAGACCTCTGGGAAAGAAACCATTTCCAAAGGACTCCCGGGAACATTTCTGTGGAAGAAACAGAATGCATCTCCATCAGTAATCCTCGCCTAAGTCCTTGGAAACTCCATTAGTGAAGTTCATGCCCAGAATCTGTCAGAGAGGTTGTAACCAGAGTGCTAATGGCTCAATTCTTTAGTTATCAAAATGTCACGTCATATTAAGTGAATGAACTCCAAGTATCCATATGCTAATTAGATTTATTCTGTACACGTTGGCTGTGATAATTATCACATTGAGTATGAACTTTATTGAACGGCTCTACAAATTCCCCTTAAGTCTCCAAGTTAAGATGGCACTGGGTACCCCCTCACGAGGGTATTTTAACTCCTAGCTAAATAGGGTGGTGAAAATAAAAGTTGAGAGTTGGAGAAAAgtctggaaaaaaggaaaaataaaaaaaaagtcttaaagagAAGGTTGTGtaaaccaaatatataaagcagtgAAGGCTGCTATAAAGATTTTATTGCCTTGAGATTGAAGTTGCCACATTATTGTTGATTTCTCTCAGTCAGACACATCTAAATTTATTGCCATATAATGAGTGCACTCACCGCTGTGTAGAATCTGAGGGAAAGGGGGacaaaagagtaaaatataaaatagcttcATCTAGAGTAGAAACAGAAGTTGAACATTGAGTAACTTTCCTATTCTTTAAACCAAATGAAAACACGTAAATTTGTATCCTGTTTGTAGAATAACCAAACACTTAGAAATgatatggggtgtgtgtgggggggggagggggaagcttCATCTTCTACATTTGGAATATCCTAGATCCACccattttgatccattttgaagcacacaaagaggcagaggaagcacCTCTCTGCTTCCTAATAAAAggccttctctgcctccttttaagatccagaaaggcaaataaaagtACTTTGGGATAGGGCCTGTGGGAGTGGCTTAAGGGGAGCTCTGAGAAAAGCTACTGAAGCCTCAAAACcagtatttagatttttaaagccATTGACTATTGGCTACAGGGATGGTGTTGGAAGAAGACATTCATGAAacaattttaattgttaaatgaAACTGGCATTCTTGGTaattttttccctaatattttaatatacctgGAGACTCACAAACTGCaagtttttcagttttctcttgctttctgagAGGACAAGTTTGGTAGATGACTTTCTAGGTCTTCATTTATAGATTACAACTATTACTCCTATGTTTTCCCCCCAGGATATGGGTTATAGTAGGACAGTGTTGGGGGACAGAATAAGAGACATGGACCCAACGGGGGATGTACATTTATGAAGAGTAGTATATTATAGTTCTTTACCTTAGCTTCACAGATCAGTAATACTGGGGAGGAGCTAAGCTCTGTGCCTGAAGGGCCAGACCCAGCGTGTAACAGAATCCACTAGAATGAAACAGCCACCTGTAGAAAGTAGCCTCCCCTGTGCTCAAAGCTCATTTACCTAAATCCTCTTAACTAGAACCTCCTGTATTGCTATGAAACCATGACAGtgtttttattcaacattttactaCGGTCTCTTCCAGAAGTGGTTGTCCCTTAAACACAAGACAAAAAatgggatatttatttattttgagattttatttatttattcatgagaatacacagagaggagagagagagaggcagagacacaggcagagggagaagtaggctccatgcagggagcctgatatgggacgatcctgggtctccaggatcatgccctgagctgaaggcgtcgctaaaccgctgagctaccggggctgcccccaaaatgggatatttagaaataaatctgaACACCAGCCCCTTTGAGAGCCTGATGCTAGCTGCACATGAGCTAAGCTAGCACCACATTTGCCACAGTTTTTTTTGGCTACTAGAATTTCAGTGTTTTGCTCCATAAAGtgcaaaatgattttaagaatacTTAGTGTAAATCTATCAAGGGCTAGAAATAGTGAGAAGTCTAGAAACACAGTCTTGGCAGACATATAAGGACGAGGGATATCTGGTGCTGCCCAAGATTTTTCTTCCCTTGAACTCTTGGGTATATATACAGAGAATCGATCTTACCTGTATAAGAGGCCaatcattgtttttattcatttaataaatgggTCTGTTCTTGATGCATGATTAAATGATTTATCATAtgcatttttattgctttcttgtttattaattcattctaTTGTACAGCCTTTTAGAAAAGGTTGTAAATTTGTTGATTCATCCAGTCATTCAGCAGAAATTCACTGTGCAGCTGGAATCTCTACCATGCTAAGTACTGGTGGTATACTGATGGAAGGCCCAATGCTTACCTTCCAGGAATTTACAGTCATATCAGAGGACCTTTTATCTCAAAGGGGAGAAACCAAATACTTAATATGTACttgataatatgttttaaaaaaaaaaagcaaggcttGTCTTGGACTCatacctttattttatatttcatgtccTGTAACATTTGTCTACTAAGATTATAGAgtgttttatattgtattttgtaATATAGTTGAACTATCCTGACTCTCAAGGTGTTAGACTAACCTTGCTTTGCATTGCCTTCTTCCATTGGTTGTTGTGATTTAAATAGAttggatttatttgttttctcagcAGTGGGTTGAtttcctttctagtttttctttacTTTAGATCTAAATTTTTTAGAGAAGCTGCTGTTCCCCAGCTTCTCCTCTTGGCATTAGGTGGTTCCATGTGGTAGCTCCCACCAGTCTGAAAGAATCTTTATCTTGTTCTGAAGACAGAATTCAGGCCTGGCTTGGCGTAATCCTCAGAAAGGTAAATGTTTAATGGGAATAGTTTCTTCTGCAGCTGCTCTGAACTGTTGGCTTTACCTGACACATTGTGTTTGTGTATGATTATATGACATTCACTCATAATCCTTATTTTGGAAAAGGGGAGAGATTTGGGGTAGTTGACAGGCATCATGCAATTCTGGGGGTTTTATTATTCAAAGCACCCTAGTTGTGCTTTTCTGTTCCCTCCCTCCACATAGACAAAAGGCTAGTAACCCAagctcctgctgctcctctcagagggcatggggggggggaatgaggAAAAGTAATGGGGAGGGGGCTCCTTGGTACTTATAAAGATCCATAcgaattcattttttcttccatttgacgTGAGATGGTGGGGGAGAGGATATATGCCGCTCATCATCGTTTTCACGTATATCGGTCTTAACATCACAGAGGGAAAAATGCTACTGTTGGAAATAGGATAAAATAGGAACCGTGATAATGGATGAAATTAGTACATAAGTTGTGAGGTGTAAGATGAGGTTCTCTTTTGCAATAATATAAAACTTATGAATAGTTAATAGAGATAGAAACTAGATATGCTGGAAAAGTAAGAGAGtaatgtggggtggggggcagagacagtcCTAGTGCCACATATCCCTAGATGGAATTGCTCTAAATCGATAGGAAAGGACTCCAAATCAGAAAAGATTTCaagaatgtgtgtttttaaaacacagaattataaaaacacaataaaatacaatttttggaATGTTTAACATTGtgatttttcattatattgaGAATTTCTTTGATAATCTCCTTCACTTTAGTAAGTATATTGTCctgctttctgtttttcaatTAATGAACCTAACCTGTAGTTGAATTCAAAGTATTCCTCAAAGTAGGAAGGGAAAAGGCCTAATTGCATGTGGTTACcgtatttttgatttttttttttaaggattttacttatttattcatgagagacacagagagagaggcagagacacaggcagagggagaagcaggctccctgcaggaagcgcagtgtgggactcgattccgggttcatgccctgagtcaaatgttcaaccactgagccacccaggtgtcccgtatttttaattcttgattaaaaactgtaataaggggctgcccaggtggctcagcggtttagcgccaccttcagcccagggcctgatcctggagtcctgggatcgagtcccacgtcaggctccctgcatggagcctgcttctccctctgcctgtgtctctgcctctctctctgtgtgtctctcatgaataaataaataaaattaaaaaaaaccctgtaataatatcattatataataatggTAGAAAGTTATATAGAAAACTAACTGAATGAATATAACTAATGACTAATCAGTCAACAGGTACATATTAAGAAGGTAActtttattattgctttatttatttatttatttatttatttatttatttatttatttttattattgctttaaagGAATCACACTGTCACTTCGTGtatgtatttacaaatataaaaacctctgggagggatccctgggtggctcagtggttgagcctctgccttcagcccagggcgtgatcctggagacctgggattgagtcctacatcgggctccctgcatggagcctgcttctccctctgcctgtgtctctgcctctctctctctctccctcatgaataaataaataaaatctttaaaaaaaataaaaacctctgggATTCATCAATCTGGAGGTCATggatctataatttattttactatattgtatactttagCCATGTCCGAACTTTTCCATTAGGTGTGACTATTTTCTGATAGCTCTTTTTGGAGGCCTCTGGCTTGTGAATGGGCTTTGAAAACATTAACATGCTATCTGATAATTAAGATTCaaatcattaatattttgttcTCTAGAAATGGCTTGGGGAAGTACTACAAGAGTAGTCATAATGTAATTGTACTTACCACATAGATTCTGTACATCAGTACTTGCTTCTTAGTTATTAATGCAATTATGAAAtggccaaaaacaaaaccaccaactGGCTAtactcaatatttatttcttttaatacttttattctatttctaataGTTCCTCAAAAGTATGTCAGCCAAGTTCAGGTTAGACTTTTTAGAATAGTAGTTCCTAAACCTATCATCAGTTATGGTATTTGTTAAAAACGCAGATAACTAACTCAGTTCTGAGGATGCTGATTCAGTGAGACAGAGGTGGGGTCCTGAATTTTAAGCAAGTTTCCCAGGTGATTTGGCTCCATGGATTATTATACGGGAAACTCTGATTTCAAGAGCGTCACTATCAGGTAATGGATATCAGCAAAACCTCTTGACTGTTGTAATTGGGTAGTTCAGATTATGTTCTTCAGAAGCAGTTGATATTACTACattgaggagagaggaagagcatcTCTCATCTGTTTTCTCTGATTTGTCTACTGAAGCAAAACAGAattgtaaaatatgtattttttctgttcATTCCTTGTCCTTATGCCTTAATCAGACCAaaggggagaattttttttttgagttataaaTGGATATAtctcagactcttaactatttactatctagaatatatttgaacaaaGTATATGgatgtatttcttatattctggtTGTTTTGGAGTTGACAGCACAtttggtttctttaaaatgtatgttgATTTCTTATGACTAATATATATATGCCAAATTTGAGCACATACTTTtccttataaataataataaataataaaacaataagaaaccTTATTTCTATGATTTCAAACAACAAAATAACTCTCTCCTCTGGAATGTCAGATCAGGACAAGAATCATCTGTGCCTATGTCAGTGTAGGAGACTGTTCCATATATGGATTTATCTCTAAGATGTAATTTTAGAGTTGCCCAGGAAGTACTATATATTCTCTAGGGCTTATTTCTGAGAttatcaaaatatcttttatgtttttctcattttcatcacTTCCCTGGCAAGATGGTATAAGGGAGAAAGATCCCCATTAGCTCTGATTTGTTGTTGGGGCTGGGGCCAGCCCTAGCAAGAGGGCCTTATGTGCAGAGCTTCAGTCATGGCCAATCTTGTTCAAGAGGAGGCCATTTGTACCCTGTCTGACCTCAAGATTAAGGTCAGGATTACTCCGGTGCTAAATTGAGTATACTCTTACGGGTTGCTGACCTTAAGTAACTTTCAGAGTAATTCATGCCCTGTAAGTCTTTGAATCTTAGAATACTTAGGCCCAGTTCCTAGGCTTTCTCTAATGTAGTCTCAACTGAATTAAAATCTTACTACAAGTTTGGAGTGAGAACCTAGGTTTGGACCAAATCTGGAGATACGATATAGGTGAGATGACTGGAGTGATAGTGATTCTGATGTTGGGTTGATGACCTTTCTTACTTTGTTGGGAAttgaaataagtcttttttttttttttttttagattttatttatttattaaagagagagccCATATCATGCATGCacacgagtgggggaggggcagagggggagggaaaagcagattccctgctgagcagggtgcccaatcCCAGaaggggcttgattccaggaccatgagattgtgatctgagctgaagtcagccacttaaccaatgaaccaaccaggcacccctgaagtgTGGCTTCTTAATCCCAACACACATCAAGGAAGACATCCAGGAAGACAGCCAGGGATCCTTATATAGTACAACCCTTGGATGCTTTGGTATTTTACTTTTCTGGGCCATCAGGTTTCTTTGGGAAGGCAGTGAAAGTTCAGAAACTTCTCAGCCAATTTTGCGACCAAATTTGCCTTCTCTGGAACCTGAGTGAGTGATCCAGTGGTACAGCCTTGTTGTATGACCTTTCTCCTTGGATCAATAGCCACATTTAGacattttcatataattataaGGATAGGATGAGTCCTGGTTAGGATTCCTGCTCAAATAGGGTaaactaaagtaaaataaattcctttgaaCATTTTGGTCCAGTGCTGTAATGACTGTAGATGCCTAATCCTTGCTGGAGTTTAAATTTCCTAAAGCAAGCCCCCTCACATCTTGGGAGCATTCTGGGGGCCTCTGTAAGAGTGGGAACACTGGTTAGGGTGAGGGGCTTTGGCACAGTGCTGGCCTGCATCTTTCCTTTGATGAGGCTGCAGGGCCCTAGTCAACAAGTAATGTAATCAAGCATGCTCTGCCTTAGGTGCCTCTTGGCACACCATGTGGAAGCACTTAATACAGTGCAGGAATTAGCTAACAGCCTGGGAGATTTATTCCCTTGCTGGATAGTAGGCAAGGGGCATTTTATCagactctctgtccctcttcaGACTTACTGTCTAAACAAAGACTTCTTTGGTTATACTTGAGCTCTGTTTCATATTGGGCGGTCTATGTTTTGCAGTGAAATAGCTATGTTGTGCTTGTTTAAAGCAGCACAGTAGACTTAGCTGTTTCTTTTTGTATCATAGTACATGTGGTGGATTTCATTTAGAatagctacccagggatccctgggtggcgcagcggtttagtgcctgcctttggcccagggcgcgatcctggagacccgggatcgaatcccacgtcaggctcccggtgcatggagcctgcttctccctctgcctgtgtctctgcgcctctctctctctctctgtgtgtgtgtaactatcataaataaataaaaattaaaaaaaaaataaataaataaattctttaaaaaaaaaaaaaaaaaaaaaaaaaaaaatagaatagctACCCATGGCAGCTGGAATATGAATAGCTCTTGGATGATGAGCCTTGGGATGCCCAAAATTAAAGATGTTGATGTGGCCTGGTCATGCATTGTCTATATTAGACTCTAGAGTTTAGATCTCTAAAGGGCAAGAACTGTATCAGCTGCACAGCAGGTGTATGATATAGGAAATCTTTGATACTTTGTACTGAGAATTCTTGTTTTTATCTATCTGTACTGTGCCAGACCAGTCTGCCTTACCTTCCTGAAATCGCATTATATCCTTTGCATTATATCCTATCCTTATTTTTGAATCTAGCACATTGTACAGTTTCAGTATTAACTCACATTACTAAGCATATCACATGTCTAGTCATAgatcatgaaaaaatgaatagataagaGGGTAAAATGGAAAAGTATTATTGACATAGTATACCATTCACCAACTTCCCTGGGCATGTGTGGGGACCCCtaggatatatttattttgtattagtGAAAGTTTTTGTTCCCATTACAAGCAAATTAATGGAACCTTGAAATTATAGCCTGAGGATAATTAAAAGTCACTTAGAATGAACCCcaattatttgttcattcattaattcagaaaacatttattgagctcctaatGTGTGGTCAGCAGTGTCCTAGGTACTGGGATACCATGAAACAGACAGATGAAATGCTGTATTCATAGAACCAAGAGTCTTGATGGGATTGATTGAACAATTATTAAAGAGAATGGGTAAGGGATGGGCTAATGTTTCAGGCTGGGGGAAAATGTGCGTGAAacctttgagagagagagagagaaatagagagagaaagagagagaatatttgagGAACTAAAAGGATTTCAGAATGGCCTGAATGTGGAGTGTGAGGAGGGAAGTGATGAGATATGAGGTTAAAGAAACAATCCTGGGTGCACTATTGAAGGGTTGGCTCTTCAGgctcttttaaagatttagaatTTATCTTGAAGCAGTAGGAATTATTGTAGGTTTTTGAGCTAGAGAAAGATGTGATCAGATTTGCAGTCTAATAAAGATATCAGTGTTATGGCTATGGCTGGAGAACAGATTGAATGGGACAAGAGTGAATGACAATGGCTTTGACCAAGATGGTAGCCCTGGGGTAGAAAGGGGTAGGGATTTGAGAGATATTTAGGCAGTAAGGTCAGTAAGACTTGGTAATTGATGAGGAATCAAGGATGACTTCCAGATTTCTAGTCTCAGGCCAACTGGGTGAATAGTGATATGATCCAccaagagagtgagcacagggggaggagcagctATAGAGGAAGAATGATGAAGTAAGTTTTGAACAAACTTACTCTGAGATGTCTGTGAAGAGCCAAGGGAAGATGTTGATTAGGCAATTGCATTTTAGAGTCTGGAGGTGAGGAGAGCGGTCTTGAATGCAGATTCCTAATTGAGAATGTTGTGGTAAATCCaggggaaataaagaaacaatctGAGAAATGGTCCATGGCTTCCTGGTATATGAAGTTATACCCAAAATAAGAGTAACAGTGTAAAGATGTCTCTGGCACCTTGAGTCATGTAATAAATACTCCCCAGAGTCTAGAGAAGGTCAGTAGCCTGGGTAATCATGGATATTTTCAAGCCAGTGTAACCTTTATAAAATTGATCTCCTCACCTCTACCCACCTGAAACCCCCAGTGGGCCCTCACTGATGTTAGGATGAGGTTCAAATTCCTTAGCTTGATTGCAAAGGCCCTGTCCTAATTTTGTTTCTCCCCAATTCTCAATTCGTCCCactccattcttttttatctctCATTTTCCGGTTTGGCACCTACCTATTAATTCCCAGAACATGAAGCTGCTTCTTACTTTGGTGGTCTGCCCATGATGGTCTTTACCAGATTCCTGGTTTGTTCTTCCACACCCTATGTGACTGGCAATTCCCGTATCTCTCTGAATCAAAGCTCTGGCCAGGTGGTTCTCCTCATGATGCTTTCCCTGTCTCCTGAAGACGGCATTACTCACTCCTTGCTTTAGTTCTCTTCCTTGTACATACGTCTATTCCTACATATAGtgtcatctttttgttttgttctttgtttttgtttgcatttctgtcaTCCCTTCCAGACTTTTAAGTTCCTTATTGACAGTAaccaatttttttcctccattatgTATCCAGTATCTAGCATAGTGTTTGGCACATTcaagatgctcaataaattttaaactgaaatgaTTATATTAAGCTTCATGTGTATGTATAGGGGAGATTATAGGAATAAAGGAGCTCTTGACAGAATTTTTGTGTGTCTAATAACTTCAAAAGCACTGATTACAAAGTCAGTGCCGTATACTCTTTGTTAGCAATAATGGGAGTAATCTAGTCCAGCCGGATCAGTACTTACACACTTTTGGGCTTCATTGCCTCCAGAATCATTTTGATTCAGATCTCAGCTTTGTTTCTCATCCTTCTGTCTTAAAAAGTTGAAGTTGTCAAAGTTGTAACCAACCCCCAAAGCCTAttcaatttaataatatttagtcATTCATAGACAATTATTGAGTGTCTTCTAGGGGTTAAGTCCCTGAGGATATGGGGAAAGACATGGCCCTAACCTCAGACAGCTTATAGCTTCAGGAGAGAGCATGCTAGAGGTTTTAGTGTTAATAGCCATTATTTTTGCTAGCTGTTTCAGCTGTAGTGCTAAATAAGCCAAGTTATTGATTCtactattttctgatttctttcaggTATTATTAACACATGAactaaaaatgatgttttttttcttgagatatgCACATTTTTGACGATTTGCTGCATTCTCACGTGCT
This window encodes:
- the LOC125754182 gene encoding 60S ribosomal protein L21-like encodes the protein MTNTKGKRRGTRSMFSRPFRKHGVVPLATYMRICKKGDIVHIKEIGAVQKGMPHKCYHGKTGRVYNDTQHAVGIVVNKQVKGKILAKRINVLIGHIKHSKSRDSFLKRVKENDQKKKEAKEKGTWVQLKRQPAPPREAHFVRSNGKEPELLEPIPYEFMA